A genomic window from Leptolyngbya sp. BL0902 includes:
- a CDS encoding class I SAM-dependent methyltransferase: MATSSKPLFDQFLLPIFERLIDREAILRLRQRIDWDQELPRLTNPQVAYPDYYTHHNFHGVQGGYLNIDAAITYDPITQYVLPPGETWVRESLVNAIQGQPRRILDLGCGTGSTTLMLKRRFPQAEVIGLDLSPQMLVMAADKAKSAPLDITFCHGNAAETGLPEASFNVVCMTLLFHETPPTVAKTILQESFRLLVPGGQVLILDGNQRTLRATDWLNHIFEEPFIRDYAQGNVDAWLGWAGFEAVRSEEVFWLNQLNYGRKPLPVHERNAHPADPGASRSEGLGDEASGGWQHQPA; this comes from the coding sequence ATGGCTACCTCCTCCAAACCGCTGTTTGATCAGTTCCTCCTGCCTATTTTTGAGCGCCTGATTGACCGTGAGGCTATCCTCCGGCTGCGTCAGCGCATTGATTGGGATCAAGAACTGCCGCGCCTGACCAATCCCCAGGTGGCCTACCCCGACTACTACACCCACCACAATTTCCATGGCGTCCAAGGCGGCTACCTCAACATTGATGCCGCCATCACCTACGACCCCATTACCCAGTACGTGCTGCCGCCAGGAGAAACCTGGGTGCGAGAAAGCCTGGTCAACGCCATTCAGGGCCAGCCGCGCCGCATTCTAGACCTGGGCTGTGGCACGGGCAGTACCACTTTGATGCTCAAGCGCCGCTTTCCCCAGGCGGAGGTGATCGGCCTAGACCTGTCTCCCCAAATGCTGGTGATGGCCGCCGACAAAGCCAAATCCGCCCCCCTCGACATCACCTTCTGCCACGGCAACGCCGCCGAGACCGGATTGCCAGAGGCATCCTTTAATGTGGTGTGTATGACGCTGCTGTTCCACGAAACGCCGCCCACCGTGGCCAAAACCATCTTGCAGGAGAGCTTTCGGCTGTTGGTTCCCGGTGGACAGGTGCTAATTTTGGACGGCAACCAGCGCACCCTGCGGGCCACCGACTGGCTCAACCACATTTTTGAAGAGCCCTTTATCCGCGACTATGCCCAGGGGAACGTGGATGCGTGGCTGGGCTGGGCCGGGTTTGAGGCCGTCCGCTCTGAGGAGGTGTTTTGGCTGAACCAGTTGAACTATGGCCGCAAACCTCTGCCCGTCCATGAACGCAACGCTCACCCCGCCGACCCAGGCGCATCCCGGTCGGAAGGGTTGGGTGATGAAGCGAGCGGCGGGTGGCAACATCAGCCAGCCTAG
- a CDS encoding universal stress protein — protein MFKRILVALDSSSLRQTVFDQALDLAQATGAKLMLLHVLSAYEEGSPGIPIRSYQAYYPVLDDAVWKDYQKRWETFESNRMAMLEREADLAKTTGVEAEFSQAAGDPATTICAVAKSWEADLIVVGSHRRRGLGELLLGSVSNHVMHHAACSVMVVHSGHDAGSESPVAAAASHA, from the coding sequence ATGTTTAAGCGCATTCTTGTGGCCCTAGATAGTTCGTCCCTACGGCAAACGGTGTTTGACCAAGCCCTGGATTTAGCCCAGGCTACCGGAGCTAAGTTGATGCTGCTCCATGTGCTGTCTGCCTATGAAGAAGGCAGCCCCGGCATCCCCATTCGTTCCTACCAAGCCTATTACCCGGTGCTGGATGACGCCGTGTGGAAGGACTATCAAAAACGCTGGGAAACCTTTGAATCCAATCGGATGGCGATGCTGGAACGGGAGGCCGACCTGGCTAAGACCACTGGGGTTGAGGCAGAGTTTTCCCAAGCGGCGGGCGATCCAGCCACCACGATTTGCGCCGTAGCTAAATCCTGGGAAGCCGATTTGATTGTGGTAGGAAGCCATCGCCGTCGAGGTTTAGGTGAACTGCTCTTGGGCAGTGTCAGCAACCATGTCATGCACCATGCAGCCTGCTCAGTGATGGTGGTACACAGCGGCCATGATGCCGGATCCGAATCTCCGGTTGCCGCTGCCGCCAGCCATGCCTAA
- a CDS encoding single-stranded DNA-binding protein — protein MSSRGLNVCTLSGNVAADPEIRNVERKAGGEVQVAKITIYVDRIPSRKEDDSFTVEISVWEGSAAWRKLSYIRKGSLIIASGAIDADPYLSKMDAQPRAGLRLKATDIFLDSSPKTADPAADSSAELATAGQSF, from the coding sequence ATGTCAAGCCGTGGTTTAAATGTGTGTACTTTGTCGGGTAATGTGGCCGCTGACCCAGAAATTCGGAATGTTGAACGAAAAGCTGGGGGCGAAGTTCAGGTCGCTAAAATAACCATTTATGTTGATCGCATTCCTAGTCGCAAAGAAGATGATAGCTTTACCGTTGAAATCAGCGTGTGGGAAGGCTCCGCTGCATGGCGCAAGCTATCCTATATTCGCAAGGGGTCATTAATTATTGCCAGTGGAGCCATTGATGCCGATCCCTACCTCAGCAAAATGGATGCCCAACCCCGGGCAGGATTGCGGTTAAAAGCGACCGACATCTTTTTAGATTCCAGCCCTAAAACCGCTGATCCCGCCGCCGATTCCTCTGCGGAACTCGCTACTGCGGGTCAAAGCTTCTAG
- a CDS encoding glycerophosphodiester phosphodiesterase family protein, giving the protein MDWITARPIAHRGLHQGKTVPENSLLAFDAAIAQGFPIEMDIQLLADGELAVFHDKTLDRLTGQPGIIHHQTLASLKHYRLYDTDERIPSLAEALDVIDGRVPALIEIKNEGRVGALERALLKTLTHYQGEFAVQSFNPLSLQWFKHHAPHIQRGQLSSAIGWEPAPRHLALAHSNLLFNWASQPHFIAYDLRSLPKLSTTVAKCAFHIPLITWTVRSPSDQAKAQSCADNYIFDPF; this is encoded by the coding sequence ATGGACTGGATTACCGCTCGACCTATCGCCCATCGCGGCCTGCACCAGGGCAAGACGGTGCCGGAAAACTCTCTCCTGGCCTTTGACGCGGCCATCGCCCAAGGCTTCCCCATTGAGATGGATATCCAGCTCCTAGCCGATGGTGAGTTAGCCGTCTTCCACGATAAAACCCTCGACCGCCTCACCGGGCAACCGGGGATCATTCACCACCAAACCCTTGCCAGCCTGAAACACTATCGCCTCTACGACACCGACGAAAGGATCCCGTCGTTAGCGGAGGCGTTAGATGTGATTGACGGGCGGGTTCCGGCACTGATTGAAATCAAAAACGAAGGTCGGGTTGGAGCCCTCGAACGCGCTCTGCTCAAGACGCTCACCCACTACCAGGGTGAGTTTGCCGTCCAGTCGTTCAATCCCTTATCTTTGCAGTGGTTTAAACACCACGCACCCCACATTCAACGCGGCCAACTGTCCAGCGCCATCGGCTGGGAACCCGCCCCCCGCCACTTGGCCCTCGCCCATAGCAACCTGCTGTTCAACTGGGCTAGCCAGCCCCACTTCATCGCCTACGACCTGCGCTCTTTGCCCAAACTCTCGACCACGGTGGCCAAATGTGCCTTTCACATTCCGCTCATCACCTGGACTGTTCGCAGTCCCTCCGACCAAGCCAAGGCCCAATCCTGTGCCGACAACTACATTTTTGATCCCTTTTGA
- the cobQ gene encoding cobyric acid synthase CobQ, producing MRAIMVVGTASHVGKSLITTAICRLLNRQGWRVAPFKGQNMALNAYVTATGGEMGYAQAVQAWAAGVSPQVEMNPILLKPQGDMTSQVIFKGKAVGTTTAQRYYEDFFDKGWQAIQESLIVLSQDYDFLVCEGAGSPVEVNLKHRDLTNMRIAKHLNAPTVLVADIDRGGVFAHIVGTLELMDPDERALVKGIVINKFRGQRSILEPGLAWLTERTGIPVLGVVPWMDQTLPAEDSLSLLDRLPNRKKQADLTIAVVRLPRIANFTDFDPLESEPSVRVTYLSPKDDLGYPDAVIIPGTKTTIADLLTLQRTGMADAIRDYVAAGGTVMGICGGFQMMGQFMADPEGIEGHEGRFPGLDLVPMRTVITQQKVARQRTVTSRFPQDGLPVSGYELHQGRTQLSLSEAKEQTGYEFEFLFEDRSLGVVDRSQSLWGTYLHGIFDNGPWRRAWLNRLRQQRGLGSLPTGIPNYREHREAVLTALTEEIGQHLDLKPLLEG from the coding sequence ATGCGGGCAATTATGGTAGTGGGAACGGCCTCCCACGTCGGCAAATCGCTGATTACGACGGCCATTTGTCGTTTGTTGAACCGTCAGGGGTGGCGGGTAGCTCCCTTCAAGGGGCAGAACATGGCCCTCAATGCCTACGTGACGGCCACCGGGGGCGAGATGGGCTATGCCCAGGCGGTGCAGGCTTGGGCAGCGGGAGTATCTCCCCAGGTGGAGATGAACCCAATTTTGCTGAAACCCCAGGGAGATATGACCTCCCAGGTGATTTTTAAGGGCAAAGCTGTTGGCACCACTACCGCCCAGCGCTACTACGAAGATTTTTTTGACAAAGGCTGGCAGGCGATTCAAGAATCGCTGATTGTGCTCAGTCAGGACTACGATTTTTTGGTGTGCGAAGGGGCAGGTAGCCCGGTGGAGGTGAACCTCAAACACCGCGATCTCACCAATATGCGGATTGCCAAACACCTGAATGCCCCCACGGTGCTGGTGGCAGATATCGACCGGGGTGGCGTGTTTGCCCACATTGTTGGCACCCTAGAACTTATGGATCCCGATGAACGGGCCTTGGTGAAGGGCATTGTCATTAATAAATTTCGAGGCCAGCGGAGCATCCTAGAACCGGGCCTAGCTTGGCTCACCGAGCGCACCGGGATTCCGGTACTGGGAGTTGTGCCCTGGATGGATCAAACCTTGCCCGCCGAGGATTCCCTCAGTCTGCTAGATCGCCTGCCCAACCGCAAAAAGCAGGCCGACTTAACGATTGCCGTGGTGCGTCTACCCCGCATTGCCAACTTCACCGATTTCGACCCGCTCGAATCAGAGCCCTCGGTGCGCGTCACCTACCTCAGCCCCAAGGATGACCTGGGCTACCCCGATGCGGTGATCATCCCCGGCACCAAAACCACCATCGCCGACCTGCTCACCCTCCAGCGCACGGGTATGGCAGATGCCATCCGCGACTATGTGGCAGCGGGAGGAACCGTGATGGGCATCTGCGGCGGCTTTCAAATGATGGGGCAGTTCATGGCCGATCCCGAAGGCATTGAGGGCCACGAAGGACGCTTCCCCGGCCTCGATTTGGTGCCCATGCGGACGGTGATCACCCAGCAAAAAGTCGCCCGCCAGCGCACCGTTACCTCCCGATTTCCCCAGGATGGTCTGCCTGTCTCCGGCTACGAACTGCACCAGGGCCGCACCCAGCTCAGCCTCTCCGAAGCCAAGGAACAAACGGGCTACGAATTCGAGTTTTTGTTTGAAGATCGCAGCCTCGGCGTAGTAGACCGCAGCCAATCCCTCTGGGGCACCTACCTCCACGGTATTTTTGACAACGGCCCCTGGCGACGGGCGTGGCTCAATCGTCTCCGCCAGCAGCGGGGGCTAGGCTCACTGCCCACGGGCATCCCCAACTACCGCGAACATCGTGAAGCTGTCCTCACGGCCCTAACCGAAGAAATTGGCCAACATCTCGATCTAAAGCCCCTGCTGGAGGGCTAG
- a CDS encoding Npun_F0494 family protein, which translates to MALVNSDPSLIQRYPQSSWRRAERAFKCSPFRLDLLITLRHQSVSVRQVCHPQGVTQGYTRRSLSELQADNELMWLIAVGLLRREVDGQGLTDSFRLTPLGHHLCHHLEQLSTSQLRPTWGDHLHNTWHRWLRLPSWWQG; encoded by the coding sequence ATGGCCCTTGTAAATTCAGACCCCAGTTTAATCCAGCGCTATCCCCAGTCCTCCTGGAGGCGGGCCGAACGCGCCTTCAAGTGCTCCCCCTTTCGCCTAGACCTGCTGATTACCCTCCGCCACCAAAGTGTTTCGGTGCGTCAGGTGTGTCATCCCCAGGGGGTGACACAGGGCTATACCCGTCGCTCCCTGTCGGAACTGCAAGCGGACAACGAACTGATGTGGCTGATTGCCGTGGGGCTGCTGCGGCGCGAAGTGGATGGCCAAGGGCTGACCGATAGCTTTCGGCTCACGCCCCTGGGGCATCACCTGTGCCATCATCTAGAACAACTCAGCACTAGCCAACTGCGGCCCACCTGGGGCGATCATCTTCACAACACCTGGCATCGCTGGCTGCGCCTGCCCAGTTGGTGGCAGGGCTAG
- a CDS encoding DMT family transporter: protein MRGELSALATACLWAVATMLFGQLGKQLPPSVMNLAKGVIALTLVVITLLVLQRAPVGLDPRSWGLLLASGGLGIGIGDTLYFTSINRIGPRRALLLETLSPPLGALLALLFLGEVLSLRAWAGIGLTALGVVWVVSERVPTGATSMRPRWQDTTFGVLAALTSAVAAVLSRAALADTVIDPLWGTLARLGGGLAILLIILRRQGPLPTPRQIAPNRRVLGGLFLATFLGTYLGIYLQQTAFKFAPTGIAQSLLATSPLFILPLAAAMGERVSGRAVGGALLALAGVVLLVMGR, encoded by the coding sequence ATGCGCGGTGAGCTGTCGGCCCTAGCAACGGCCTGTTTGTGGGCGGTGGCGACCATGTTATTTGGCCAACTGGGCAAGCAACTGCCGCCCTCGGTGATGAACTTGGCAAAGGGCGTCATCGCCCTCACCCTGGTCGTGATCACGCTGCTGGTGCTGCAACGGGCACCCGTAGGGTTAGATCCTCGATCCTGGGGGCTGCTGTTGGCCAGTGGTGGCCTGGGCATCGGCATCGGCGATACCCTGTACTTCACTTCCATCAATCGGATTGGCCCTCGGCGGGCGCTGCTGCTAGAAACCCTATCACCGCCCCTAGGGGCTTTGCTGGCGCTGTTGTTTCTGGGCGAAGTGCTGTCCCTGCGGGCCTGGGCAGGAATTGGCCTCACGGCTCTGGGGGTAGTATGGGTGGTGTCTGAGCGGGTGCCCACCGGAGCAACCTCAATGCGGCCAAGGTGGCAAGATACGACCTTTGGGGTGCTGGCCGCCCTCACTTCAGCGGTGGCAGCGGTGCTATCGCGGGCCGCCCTAGCCGACACCGTGATTGACCCGCTGTGGGGAACGCTGGCCCGATTGGGGGGCGGCCTAGCAATCCTGCTGATTATCCTTCGTCGCCAAGGCCCGTTGCCCACCCCTCGGCAAATTGCGCCCAATCGCCGGGTGCTGGGCGGGCTATTCCTGGCCACCTTCTTAGGCACCTACCTGGGCATCTACCTGCAACAAACCGCCTTCAAATTTGCCCCCACGGGCATCGCCCAATCCCTGCTGGCTACCAGCCCCCTGTTCATCCTGCCCCTGGCGGCGGCGATGGGAGAAAGGGTCAGCGGTCGGGCCGTGGGGGGAGCGCTGTTGGCCTTGGCGGGGGTGGTGCTGTTGGTAATGGGGCGATAA
- the cbiT gene encoding precorrin-6Y C5,15-methyltransferase subunit CbiT, whose amino-acid sequence MSTLWPYATPGIPDALFEQLPGIPLSSREVRLLLLGYLRLRPTDVLWDIGAGTGTLAIEAALMCRQGQVVAVERDEDVADLIRRNCQRFELSNLTVVQGSAPEVLDHLSPDPNCIFVEGGRSLKTILQAAWNYLPPGGRLVVTVGNLEGLYSVSETFAQLQVRNIEAAQPAVNRLEVKGNHQVFTAVDPIFILSGEKV is encoded by the coding sequence ATGTCTACCCTTTGGCCCTATGCCACCCCCGGCATTCCTGATGCCCTCTTTGAGCAGTTGCCCGGTATTCCCCTCAGCAGTCGGGAGGTGCGGCTATTGCTGCTGGGGTATCTGCGGCTGCGGCCCACGGATGTGCTATGGGATATTGGCGCAGGCACAGGCACCCTGGCCATTGAGGCTGCGCTGATGTGCAGGCAGGGCCAAGTGGTGGCGGTGGAGCGCGATGAAGACGTGGCGGACTTAATTCGTCGCAATTGCCAGCGGTTTGAGCTATCTAATTTGACCGTAGTGCAGGGCAGCGCCCCAGAGGTTTTAGACCATCTATCCCCCGATCCTAACTGCATCTTTGTGGAGGGAGGGCGATCTCTGAAAACTATTCTGCAAGCCGCCTGGAACTACCTGCCCCCCGGTGGACGCTTGGTGGTCACGGTGGGCAATTTAGAAGGGCTCTACAGCGTTTCTGAAACCTTTGCTCAGCTTCAAGTCCGCAATATCGAAGCGGCCCAACCCGCCGTCAACCGCCTAGAGGTGAAGGGCAACCACCAAGTCTTTACCGCCGTAGACCCGATCTTCATCCTCAGCGGCGAAAAGGTTTAG
- the lipB gene encoding lipoyl(octanoyl) transferase LipB, which produces MGRDQQADQPFCEVYTLGLVPYADAWNLQKSWVSRHRQSPQPDRLLLVEHPPVYTLGQGSTTENLKFLESNPPHPLFRIERGGEVTHHCPGQLVGYPILDLKRHQTDLHWYLRQLEEVVIQTLATLGIHATRQPGLTGVWVGDTKLAAIGIKVSRWITMHGFALNVCPDLAGFEAIIPCGIADKAVGSVAQFCPGITVAEVVPLVKQSFSEVFSLRLVEAPHPE; this is translated from the coding sequence ATGGGACGCGATCAGCAGGCTGATCAGCCTTTCTGCGAGGTCTATACCCTGGGGTTGGTGCCCTATGCAGATGCCTGGAACCTGCAAAAAAGCTGGGTTTCGCGCCACCGTCAATCTCCCCAGCCCGACCGTCTGCTGCTGGTGGAGCACCCTCCGGTCTACACCCTGGGCCAGGGATCCACCACTGAAAATCTTAAATTTCTGGAGAGTAACCCTCCCCATCCCCTGTTTCGCATCGAGCGTGGCGGCGAAGTGACTCACCATTGCCCCGGCCAACTGGTGGGCTATCCCATCCTCGATCTCAAGCGCCACCAGACGGATTTGCACTGGTATCTGCGGCAGTTAGAGGAAGTGGTGATCCAGACCTTGGCGACCCTGGGTATCCACGCAACGCGCCAGCCCGGACTCACCGGGGTATGGGTCGGTGATACCAAGCTAGCCGCCATCGGCATCAAGGTCAGCCGCTGGATTACGATGCACGGCTTTGCCCTTAATGTGTGTCCCGACTTGGCGGGCTTTGAAGCGATTATTCCCTGTGGCATTGCCGATAAAGCCGTGGGCAGCGTGGCGCAATTTTGCCCCGGCATCACCGTAGCGGAGGTGGTGCCCCTGGTGAAGCAGTCGTTCAGCGAGGTATTTTCTCTCCGCTTGGTGGAGGCTCCTCACCCGGAGTAA
- the hpf gene encoding ribosome hibernation-promoting factor, HPF/YfiA family, whose protein sequence is MKLVIHGRNIEITDAIRDYVEQKILKAVSHFNHLTNEVDVHLSVARNPRISSKQSAEVTLYVDGAIVRAEESSENLYASIDLVADKISRQLRKFKEKRNDRRHGNLGKTTEAYLNEAPVTNVTEVLTNAEPQLPEEVIRAKYFAMPPMTVAEALEQLTLIDHDFYMFLNAETNEINVVYERNHGGYGLIQPRQPNGNEVVAKELSATAS, encoded by the coding sequence ATGAAACTGGTTATCCATGGCAGAAATATCGAGATTACCGATGCAATTCGTGACTATGTGGAGCAGAAGATCCTCAAGGCGGTCAGCCACTTCAATCACCTGACCAACGAGGTGGACGTTCACCTATCGGTGGCGCGGAACCCTCGGATTAGCTCCAAACAGTCGGCAGAGGTAACGCTCTATGTCGATGGGGCCATTGTGCGGGCTGAGGAAAGCAGCGAAAACCTGTACGCCAGTATCGATCTAGTTGCCGATAAAATTAGCCGCCAACTCCGCAAGTTCAAAGAAAAGCGCAACGACCGCAGGCATGGCAACCTGGGCAAAACTACGGAAGCCTACCTCAACGAAGCGCCTGTTACTAACGTCACGGAGGTGCTAACCAACGCTGAACCTCAACTACCCGAAGAGGTGATCCGGGCCAAATACTTCGCGATGCCGCCGATGACGGTAGCCGAAGCCCTGGAGCAACTAACGCTGATCGACCACGATTTCTATATGTTCCTCAATGCAGAAACCAACGAAATCAACGTGGTCTACGAACGCAACCACGGTGGCTATGGCCTTATCCAACCCCGTCAGCCTAACGGCAACGAAGTGGTAGCGAAAGAGCTTTCTGCCACGGCCTCCTAG
- the secA gene encoding preprotein translocase subunit SecA codes for MLKNLLGDPNARKLKRYRPDVVEINLLEEEIQKLSDEALTGKTAEFKQRLEKGETLDDLLPEAFAVVREASKRVLGMRHFDVQLIGGMVLHDGQIAEMKTGEGKTLVATLPSYLNALSGKGAHVVTVNDYLARRDAEWMGQVHRFLGLSVGLIQQGMSPAERKINYGCDITYGTNSEFGFDYLRDNMATAMADVVQRPFNFCVIDEVDSILIDEARTPLIISGQVERPSEKYTQAAVVADFFWREKQVAKKEYDAKQARAEELEREGHKAEARELFIEAEVAQARMEYYYEADEKARNVLLTDEGFIKAEEMLGVTDLFDPKDPWAHYIFNAIKAEELFTKDVNYIVRNGEIVIVDEFTGRVMPGRRWSDGLHQAIEAKEHVEIQPETQTLASITYQNFFLLYPKLSGMTGTAKTEEAEFERIYKLEVTIVPTNRVPARKDMSDVVYKSEEAKWNAVAAECAEMHEAGRPVLVGTTSVEKSEVLSALLSERGVPHNLLNAKPENVERESEIVAQAGRSGAVTIATNMAGRGTDIILGGNADYMARLKVREYLMPRIVKPEDEDEFSVTAVPGAQSRNKAQGFGSGKPAKNWKASADIFPIELSNEAVANLKAAVDLAVKTYGERSLPELQAEDKLAVAAEKAPTDDPVIQAIRDAYNQIRREYETFTSTEHQTVIQRGGLHVIGTERHESRRIDNQLRGRAGRQGDPGSTKFFLSLQDNLLRIFGGDRVAGLMNAFRVEEDMPIESGMLTRSLEGAQKKVETYYYDIRKQVFEYDEVMNNQRRAIYAERRRVLEGDQLKDMVIGYAEQTMDDIVQAYINPELPPEEWKLPEMVDKVKEFVYLLADLTPEQLENLSVGEIRTFLHEQARIAYDIKEAQVDQVKPGLMREAERFFILQQIDSLWRDHLQQMDALRETVGLRGYGQKDPLIEYKSEGYELFLDMMTGIRRNVVYTLFQFQPQPQPQVAAQVPQA; via the coding sequence ATGCTGAAGAACCTGCTTGGTGATCCCAACGCCCGTAAACTCAAGCGGTATCGTCCCGATGTCGTGGAAATCAACCTGCTGGAGGAGGAAATCCAAAAGCTGTCGGACGAGGCACTGACCGGGAAAACGGCGGAATTTAAGCAGCGCCTAGAGAAGGGCGAAACCCTGGATGACCTTCTGCCGGAAGCCTTTGCGGTAGTGCGGGAAGCCTCCAAGCGGGTGCTGGGGATGCGCCACTTTGACGTGCAGTTGATCGGCGGCATGGTGCTCCACGATGGCCAAATTGCCGAAATGAAAACCGGGGAAGGGAAAACCCTGGTGGCCACACTGCCTTCGTATCTGAATGCGCTTTCCGGGAAAGGTGCCCACGTCGTCACCGTGAACGACTACCTGGCCCGCCGCGACGCTGAATGGATGGGGCAGGTACACCGCTTTTTGGGCCTCAGCGTGGGGCTGATTCAGCAGGGCATGTCCCCAGCGGAGCGCAAAATTAACTACGGCTGCGACATCACCTACGGCACCAACAGCGAATTTGGCTTCGACTACCTGCGCGACAACATGGCCACCGCCATGGCCGACGTGGTGCAGCGCCCCTTCAACTTCTGCGTCATTGACGAAGTAGACTCGATTCTGATCGACGAGGCCCGCACGCCCCTGATCATCTCTGGCCAGGTGGAGCGCCCCAGCGAGAAATACACCCAAGCCGCCGTGGTGGCGGATTTCTTCTGGCGCGAAAAGCAGGTGGCCAAGAAGGAATACGACGCCAAGCAAGCCAGGGCTGAAGAACTAGAGCGGGAAGGGCACAAAGCCGAGGCACGGGAACTGTTTATTGAAGCCGAGGTGGCCCAGGCCCGCATGGAGTACTACTACGAGGCTGACGAGAAGGCCCGTAACGTGCTGCTGACCGACGAGGGCTTCATCAAGGCCGAGGAAATGCTGGGCGTCACCGATCTGTTCGACCCCAAGGATCCCTGGGCGCACTACATTTTCAACGCCATCAAGGCCGAGGAACTGTTCACCAAGGACGTGAACTACATCGTCCGCAACGGCGAAATTGTGATTGTGGACGAATTTACCGGACGGGTGATGCCCGGTCGCCGCTGGAGTGACGGTCTGCACCAGGCCATCGAAGCCAAGGAGCATGTGGAAATCCAGCCAGAAACCCAAACCCTAGCCAGCATCACCTACCAAAACTTCTTCCTGCTCTACCCCAAGCTCTCCGGCATGACGGGCACCGCCAAAACCGAAGAGGCGGAATTTGAGCGCATCTACAAGCTAGAAGTGACCATCGTGCCCACCAACCGGGTACCCGCCCGGAAGGATATGTCCGATGTAGTCTACAAAAGCGAAGAGGCGAAGTGGAACGCGGTCGCCGCTGAATGTGCCGAAATGCATGAAGCGGGTCGGCCCGTCCTGGTCGGCACCACCAGCGTGGAAAAATCCGAGGTGCTCTCGGCCCTGCTGAGCGAACGGGGCGTGCCCCACAACCTGCTCAACGCCAAGCCAGAGAATGTGGAGCGGGAATCGGAAATCGTGGCCCAGGCCGGACGCAGCGGAGCCGTCACCATCGCCACCAACATGGCCGGACGGGGCACCGACATCATCCTGGGCGGTAACGCCGATTACATGGCGCGTCTGAAGGTGCGGGAATACCTGATGCCCCGCATCGTGAAGCCCGAAGACGAGGACGAATTTTCCGTCACCGCTGTCCCCGGTGCCCAGAGCCGCAACAAGGCTCAGGGCTTTGGGTCGGGCAAGCCCGCCAAAAACTGGAAAGCTTCGGCGGACATTTTCCCCATCGAACTGTCTAACGAAGCCGTCGCCAACCTCAAGGCCGCTGTGGATTTGGCGGTAAAAACCTATGGTGAACGCAGCCTGCCAGAACTTCAGGCCGAAGACAAACTCGCCGTCGCCGCCGAAAAGGCTCCCACCGATGATCCGGTGATCCAGGCGATTCGCGACGCCTACAACCAAATCCGCCGCGAGTACGAAACCTTCACCAGCACAGAACACCAAACCGTAATCCAGCGGGGTGGTCTGCACGTAATCGGCACCGAACGCCACGAATCCCGCCGCATCGACAACCAGCTCCGAGGGCGGGCCGGACGCCAGGGCGACCCCGGTTCCACCAAGTTCTTCCTCAGTCTGCAAGACAACCTGCTGCGAATCTTCGGCGGGGATCGCGTGGCGGGACTGATGAACGCCTTCCGCGTCGAAGAAGATATGCCCATCGAATCGGGGATGCTGACCCGTTCTCTGGAAGGGGCGCAGAAGAAGGTGGAAACCTACTACTACGACATCCGTAAGCAGGTATTCGAGTACGACGAGGTGATGAACAACCAGCGCCGCGCCATCTATGCCGAACGGCGGCGGGTGCTGGAGGGCGACCAACTGAAGGACATGGTGATTGGCTACGCCGAACAAACCATGGACGATATCGTGCAAGCCTACATCAACCCCGAACTGCCGCCGGAAGAGTGGAAACTGCCGGAAATGGTCGATAAGGTCAAAGAGTTTGTCTACCTGCTGGCGGATTTGACCCCCGAACAACTGGAAAACCTCTCCGTGGGCGAAATCCGCACCTTCCTCCACGAGCAGGCCCGCATCGCCTACGACATCAAAGAAGCCCAGGTCGATCAGGTCAAACCCGGTCTGATGCGCGAAGCCGAGCGGTTCTTCATCCTCCAGCAGATCGATAGCCTCTGGCGCGACCACCTACAACAGATGGACGCCCTGAGGGAAACCGTGGGTCTGCGTGGCTACGGCCAAAAGGATCCCCTAATCGAGTACAAGAGCGAAGGCTACGAACTCTTCCTCGACATGATGACGGGCATCCGCCGGAATGTCGTCTACACCCTGTTCCAGTTCCAGCCCCAGCCCCAGCCCCAGGTAGCCGCCCAGGTGCCCCAAGCTTAG